In the Deltaproteobacteria bacterium genome, CTGGCAAGGCAGTGAAGTCGGCGACCATCGACAGCACGAAGGCGAGAGCGGCGAGTACACCGAACTGGCGCATCGGCGGTAGATCGGCGAGGCCGAATGCGAGGAAACCGCCGGCGTTGATCATCGTGGCGAAGAAAATCGCGCGGCCGGCAATCAGCAAGGTGTGCTGCAGCGCCTGCTCTACCGTGCCGTCACGTCGCCGTTCGAGGAAGTGGTAGAAAAAATGAATCTGATCGTTCTCGGAGGTGCCGAGCACGGTCGAGGCGATCAGGATGGTGGCGATGTTGAGCGTCAGTCCGGTCAGCCGCATGACCAGGAACATCACCAGGATGGCGAAGATCGACGGGATCATCGCCATCAGACGTGCCGCGCCGTTGCGGAACACGACGAGGAATGCGGCGAAGATGATCATCACCGTGAGCCCGAAGCTTTCCACCAGCGTCGGCACCAAGCCTTGCGCCATCTTGGCGTGCAACGGCGTTAGCCCGACCGTCTTCAGCTCCAACTCCTTTAGCGCCGGATTGCGCGCGACCGCGTCGGCCCAGTGTCGTCGGATGGACACGGCGAGACGCTCAAAGCCTTCGTGCTCCGCCGTGCGCGAGATCACGGTGAGCTGCGCCTGCGACAGTCCATGAGCTTGCACGAAGCGCTGCAGCATCGGTTCGGTTGACGCCATACCCTCGAGGTCGCCGGCCAACTGATTAAGCTCTTCGGCATTGGTCGGCCAGTCATCGCCGGCACCGCCGATGTAGCGGATGATGCGCAGAATCGTGGTCGGGCCGACGGCCGCGCCGATGTCCGGATCGTGTTCGAGCGTTTGCTGAAAGTCGTGCAGGCCGTTGAGCACCGCTGGTTCGGACATGCTGCCGACGCCACCCTTCAACCACACTTGGGTGATCGACAAGCCGGGGATCACATTGCCGAGCCGGCGAATGTCCCGATACAGCGGCGAGTCGTGGTCCATGTACTCGACCGGATCGGTGAGGATGCGCAGCGGCGCTACGATCCCGGGCGCTCCGAACAACGCGATGGCGCCGAGCGCGCTCAAGAGCAGCGACGATCCGACCAGCGGCCAGCGCCAACGATATGTGAAACGCGGCAACCAGTTCGCCACACGGATGAACCACGCACCGGCGGCGCGCCGCTCCTGCTGCGTCGGCGTCTTGAGCACGGTCTGCAGCGCGGGAAACAGCGTGAACACGATGATCCAAGTGAACCCGAGTCCCACAGCTACCCAGGCCCCCATCTCGCGAATCGGTCGGATGTCGGAGACCAGCAATGCAGCGAAGCCAACGGCAGTGGCGAAGATCGATGCGGTGCAGGCGACGAATTTGTTGGTGAGCGCGAACACTTGGTGCGCGGCGACCGAGCGCTCCGCCGGCCGGTCGACGAAACGCGAGTGCAGGTACACCAGCGTCGCCGTGGCGGTGACGAGAATGGTCATCGGCACCATCGGCGAGACGATCGTCAGCGTGCCGCCGGTGATCCCGACGTATCCCAGCGATACGGCCAGACACACGCCGAGCGTGATGAGGAACGCCGCGAGCGTGCGCGGCGAGCGATACGACGAGATGTTGAGCACAATGACGAAGGCGACGAAGAGCACGAAGTATTTCCAAGCACCGCGTTGCGTCTCGTCGAGGTAGACGTTGACGTAGGGCTGGCCGAGTTCGTGCAAATCCATCCCAGCTGGCCCAGCCGGGTTGCGGCCAACGCTCGCAATGGCTCGCTCGATGGCGGCGAGCGTCTGTAAGCGGTCCTCGGCGCTGCTGACTTCGAGCACCAGCCCGACGGCAAGATAGTGATCGCCGAGCAATCCTTGATGTCGAAAGAGATCCGTGCCGGTCGCGAATTGGCGGAACGCTTCAATCTGTTCGGAGGTGGGTTGGAACCCGGCCTTGGCGCGGCGGAACACCGAGAGTGCGGAGTTGGCGTGCACGCGCGCGATCGGTTGCAGCGCGTGCTCGATGGCGTCGACTCGGGCGATCACCGCGGGCGACAACGGGTCGTCGGCTTCGATGATGAGGAGCGCGAACTCGCCGGAGCCGAAGACCTGCTCGAACTGCCGCGTGGCGATGAAGTCGGGGTCGGTGGCGACGATGAGTCGGTCGATCGAGTTGTCCTGCCCGACCTGCGCCGCGAAGTACGCGCTCGGCGGCACCAGCACTGCATACAGCGCCAACACCCACCAGCGTTTGGCGATGACGAAGGCGAAGAAACGCGACAGCCGGTCGGGTGCGGCTTCGGTCATGGCGTCCCCTGACGAGAGTGACGCAGCGCTGCAATCGCGGTGGCGAATCGGGTCACGGCGCAAGGGAGTTAGCACAATGTTGCGCCCGATGCGCAAGCCTCGCGCACCGCGATGAACTCAGCTCTACTCGTCGCGCACGCCGCGATCGCAGCCGCGGATCATTCCCTGGCTCATCCAGCGCGTGAACCATGCCGAGACGGCGGCGGGATCGTGGCCGTGCGCGGCCAGATGCGCGGTGACGGCGGCGAGCGTGTGGCCGTCCAAGAGCGATTCCAGCGCTGCGGCTTCGGCGCTATCCACGGACTCGCAGCACTCGGCCAGACCCGTGCGGTACACCAGCACGCGATCTGGCCGATCGTGCACATCCAGCGCGATGGCTTCGATCGGGGTTTCGCGCGCTTCCCAGAGTTCACGAATCGGCCACGGCGAGCACACCAAGGCGACGGAAGGTTGGAAGCGCAGACGCGCGCCTTCCCAGTCGTCGAGCGTCCATGATGTCAACACGCTGGGGTCTAGCGGCGACTCGTCATGCGCGTGGAACGCACAAGCGATGTCCCATTCGAGTTCCGCGAGATCCGCCAGGAAGGGAAGTTGTGTCGTCAATTCATCCGCGCGCAGAAACGCCGGCAGCTCGGCGCCCGCATCGTTGAGATTGTACGATTCCAGCGACAGCGCGCCGAGGTACCGGCGCGTCAGATGCGTCATCGCCCCATGACCGATCATGTGAGCGACTGCGGGAAACGTCTCGACGAGGGCGTCGTGCAGGCGCGCCGGATAGCCGTCGAGGTAGACGTGCAGGCGCTCAGTGATCGTGCCGCGCGGCACTGCGGCGAGCGCGAGCGCCGGCGCCTCGTGCTCAAGCCGCTCGGGATGCAAGATCAGCGACGCCATTGATCTCTGCAATTCGCGGAGCGAGGCGCAGCGCCGATCCTCGTGCAAAGTCGGTGGCGAACTCTCGGTGAGGGTCATTGGTTGTCTCCGCAATCAGTCGGGCTCGTTCCGCTTCGGCGCGCAAGCGGTCGAACGAAGGAATCTCGGCATCCCACTCGACCAGCGTCGACACGGCGCCGAAGCGTCGCACGGCATGCGCGTACAGCGCCCACACGTCATCACTCACGGGCGCGCTATGGGTGTCGAACAGGTACGTGCCCATGTCGGTGAAGCCGGCAAGATGAATCTGCGCAATGCGCTCGGGCGGTAACGCGTCGAGATAGCGCAACGGATCGAAACCGAGATTGTAGGCGCTGACGTAGACGTTGTTGACGTCGAGCAAGATGCCGCAATCGGCTTGCTCGGCGAGAGCGGCGAGGAACTCCCACTCGCTGATCGTCGAATGGCGATAGGCGATGTACGTCGACGGATTTTCGAGCGCGATGCGGCGGCCGAGCGCATCTTGCACAGCGCTGAGGCGGCGCACGACATGCGCGAGCGCTTCCTCGGTGTAGGACAGCGGCAGCAAGTCGTAGAGGCTGCGGCCATCGACGCCGGTCCAGCACAAGTGATCGGTCACCAGCGCCGGCTCGATGCGATCGATCAACCTGCGCAGGTTACCCAGGTATCGCGCGTCGATCGGATCGGTACCGCCGATGGAGAGCGCGACGCCGTGCAAAGCGACGGGATGATCGCGCCGAACCTGCTCCAGCACATGCAGCGGGCGGCCGCCGGTATCCATGTAGTTCTCGCTGATCGCCTCGAACCAATCGATGCGGGTGGGACCGCTCAACACGTCGGCGTAGTGTTCACTCCGGAGGCCGACGCCGAAGCCGAGGTGGGAGAAGTTGGTCATTCCCTCACTGGTCGAGGCGCGTGATGACGGAGCGACTGGTGTTGGTGAGTGGCGACACGAAGTGCCCGACCAGTCACCAACCACCAGTCACGCGTCACGA is a window encoding:
- a CDS encoding putative DNA-binding domain-containing protein, whose amino-acid sequence is MASLILHPERLEHEAPALALAAVPRGTITERLHVYLDGYPARLHDALVETFPAVAHMIGHGAMTHLTRRYLGALSLESYNLNDAGAELPAFLRADELTTQLPFLADLAELEWDIACAFHAHDESPLDPSVLTSWTLDDWEGARLRFQPSVALVCSPWPIRELWEARETPIEAIALDVHDRPDRVLVYRTGLAECCESVDSAEAAALESLLDGHTLAAVTAHLAAHGHDPAAVSAWFTRWMSQGMIRGCDRGVRDE
- a CDS encoding MMPL family transporter, coding for MTEAAPDRLSRFFAFVIAKRWWVLALYAVLVPPSAYFAAQVGQDNSIDRLIVATDPDFIATRQFEQVFGSGEFALLIIEADDPLSPAVIARVDAIEHALQPIARVHANSALSVFRRAKAGFQPTSEQIEAFRQFATGTDLFRHQGLLGDHYLAVGLVLEVSSAEDRLQTLAAIERAIASVGRNPAGPAGMDLHELGQPYVNVYLDETQRGAWKYFVLFVAFVIVLNISSYRSPRTLAAFLITLGVCLAVSLGYVGITGGTLTIVSPMVPMTILVTATATLVYLHSRFVDRPAERSVAAHQVFALTNKFVACTASIFATAVGFAALLVSDIRPIREMGAWVAVGLGFTWIIVFTLFPALQTVLKTPTQQERRAAGAWFIRVANWLPRFTYRWRWPLVGSSLLLSALGAIALFGAPGIVAPLRILTDPVEYMDHDSPLYRDIRRLGNVIPGLSITQVWLKGGVGSMSEPAVLNGLHDFQQTLEHDPDIGAAVGPTTILRIIRYIGGAGDDWPTNAEELNQLAGDLEGMASTEPMLQRFVQAHGLSQAQLTVISRTAEHEGFERLAVSIRRHWADAVARNPALKELELKTVGLTPLHAKMAQGLVPTLVESFGLTVMIIFAAFLVVFRNGAARLMAMIPSIFAILVMFLVMRLTGLTLNIATILIASTVLGTSENDQIHFFYHFLERRRDGTVEQALQHTLLIAGRAIFFATMINAGGFLAFGLADLPPMRQFGVLAALAFVLSMVADFTALPAALWILFRAKPDAATTPSRTAEAQARSAPRR
- a CDS encoding DUF692 domain-containing protein, which gives rise to MTNFSHLGFGVGLRSEHYADVLSGPTRIDWFEAISENYMDTGGRPLHVLEQVRRDHPVALHGVALSIGGTDPIDARYLGNLRRLIDRIEPALVTDHLCWTGVDGRSLYDLLPLSYTEEALAHVVRRLSAVQDALGRRIALENPSTYIAYRHSTISEWEFLAALAEQADCGILLDVNNVYVSAYNLGFDPLRYLDALPPERIAQIHLAGFTDMGTYLFDTHSAPVSDDVWALYAHAVRRFGAVSTLVEWDAEIPSFDRLRAEAERARLIAETTNDPHREFATDFARGSALRLAPRIAEINGVADLASRAA